A stretch of DNA from Terriglobia bacterium:
GCTTATTCTGCAGTCACTTACGCAGCAGACTGCAAGCCGGGTAGCGATCGCGGCGGCACAAATGCATGGAAGATTTCCGTTCGGCGCGCCTACTTCTGCACAACGAGAGTTTCGGCGATCATGTCGTGGAGCGCCTGTTTTCTGGCAGTGAATGCGGCCATGATAAACCCGATGAAGAGGATGAAAGCCGAGAGGTACTTTGCGAAATGCCTGCCCGTCGCACGAGCGAACGATATACGTTTGCCGTCAAGCCCGGTAACGACGATCGACATCGCGCGTTTGCCGATAGTCGCCTGCCATTCGGAACTCAACATGAATGCTTCGTAGAGCCAGGGAGCAACGAAAATCACCACCGCTCCGCCCCCGAACGTGAGTGCGCCCACGATCCCGCTGCCGACCAGAATGACGATGATGTCGATCAACCAGGCAACGAAACGCGTTCCGAAACCCGCATATGGGCCGCTCGTAACGACGGAGGCTGCGGCCAGGCCAGACGGCGTCGTTCCCTGAAGGGAGACGCCACAGATCTGGCAGAATTTCGCATTGTCGTCATTCGATTTACCGCAATTGGGGCAGAACATTGGCGCCGGATTGTATCACGCAAGCGGCGGAAGCCAGAGCGAGCGGCCGGTAAGTTCGCGGTGATTGAGGCCGGCAGCCCGGTCCATCAGAGCCAGGGGTTCCGGCAGTTGAATTTTAAAGCGCCATTCATCCGCCCGGCCTCCGGCCTTCCTCCAGTCTACGGCCCAATCGTCCCACCAGGATGCGACACGCCGCGCGATCGGTTCGACGATCAGGATCGGCGCACCGGAACGGGCTGTCCGGATAAATTCCGCCCGGAACCTGTCCCGCGACGGAGCATTGAGTTCATTCATGGTAAGTGCCGCCACCACGGCAGTCGCGGCAGGGATTCGCAACGTGCTGAGATCGGCGTTCCTGGTTGTTCCCGGTATCCGCAGTTGTTGGTAGGTCCATTTGCATTCCTGAAGAGCCCAGGAGTT
This window harbors:
- a CDS encoding methyltransferase domain-containing protein; protein product: MTEFVEWLEALERRHLAHLKFSEVRRAVQALSSLYVERRDRIDARSPFSGAGKRAAFAMYFAPLHFLLIREIVRALDVPLPKATSILDLGCGTGVAGAAWATQSDPPPKVIGIDRNSWALQECKWTYQQLRIPGTTRNADLSTLRIPAATAVVAALTMNELNAPSRDRFRAEFIRTARSGAPILIVEPIARRVASWWDDWAVDWRKAGGRADEWRFKIQLPEPLALMDRAAGLNHRELTGRSLWLPPLA
- a CDS encoding RDD family protein, which translates into the protein MFCPNCGKSNDDNAKFCQICGVSLQGTTPSGLAAASVVTSGPYAGFGTRFVAWLIDIIVILVGSGIVGALTFGGGAVVIFVAPWLYEAFMLSSEWQATIGKRAMSIVVTGLDGKRISFARATGRHFAKYLSAFILFIGFIMAAFTARKQALHDMIAETLVVQK